One stretch of Novosphingobium pentaromativorans US6-1 DNA includes these proteins:
- a CDS encoding bile acid:sodium symporter family protein has protein sequence MTLFGITFDRFLGALLVAIIAAIALPSLGMSGGPLHVDLISKYGVGLVFFLYGLTLDPARMRAGLGHYRLHLIVQTTTFILFPLIVLALHALAGPALTQEAWTGFFFVAALPSTVSSSVAMVSLARGNVPAAIFNATLSSLIGVLVTPALMAWYLSQSSMPLNLGNVLIKVVGLVVMPILFGSIAQRWLAGWAMRNRKVIQLADRGVITAIVYNSFCDSIAKGVWSAHNADLVVKIVIGVIILFAIVYALTNAICNALGFSLEDRIACTFCASKKSLATGAPMGAIMFAGQSAFGILIAPIILYHFCQLVITSIIASRFASRAADQ, from the coding sequence ATGACCCTGTTCGGCATCACCTTCGACCGTTTCCTCGGCGCGCTGCTCGTAGCGATCATCGCCGCCATAGCCCTGCCCTCGCTGGGCATGTCAGGCGGGCCGCTGCATGTCGATCTCATCTCGAAGTACGGCGTGGGACTTGTCTTCTTCCTCTACGGCCTCACGCTCGACCCAGCGCGAATGCGGGCGGGACTGGGCCACTATCGCCTGCACCTCATCGTCCAGACGACGACCTTCATCCTCTTTCCGCTGATCGTCCTGGCCTTGCATGCTCTGGCCGGGCCAGCGTTGACGCAAGAGGCGTGGACCGGATTCTTCTTCGTGGCAGCCCTGCCCAGCACGGTATCGTCCTCGGTCGCGATGGTTTCGCTGGCCCGGGGCAATGTCCCTGCCGCGATCTTCAACGCCACCCTGTCCAGCCTGATCGGCGTGTTGGTCACGCCCGCCCTGATGGCCTGGTACCTGTCCCAGTCGAGCATGCCGCTGAACCTTGGGAATGTTCTGATCAAGGTCGTGGGGCTTGTCGTAATGCCCATTCTTTTCGGCTCCATCGCCCAGCGCTGGCTGGCGGGATGGGCCATGCGCAACCGGAAGGTCATCCAGCTTGCCGATCGCGGCGTGATAACCGCCATCGTCTACAACAGCTTCTGCGATTCCATCGCGAAGGGCGTGTGGAGCGCCCACAATGCCGACCTGGTGGTGAAGATCGTCATCGGTGTCATCATTCTCTTCGCGATCGTCTATGCGCTCACGAACGCGATCTGCAACGCCCTGGGCTTTTCCCTGGAAGACAGGATCGCCTGTACTTTCTGCGCGTCGAAGAAGTCGCTCGCCACCGGCGCGCCCATGGGTGCGATCATGTTTGCAGGCCAATCGGCCTTCGGCATCCTCATCGCCCCCATCATCCTCTACCATTTCTGCCAGTTGGTCATCACCAGCATCATCGCCTCACGCTTCGCTTCCCGGGCGGCGGATCAGTAA